CAGCCAGACACCTGCGCAACCAATGACGGTCCACGCAGCGTGCCACCCACACCGTCACCGACGTGCGGGTCCGCAAGCAATGACCCAACCTGTCAGCCGCGAGGCACGCGTGGGCGCTGGTCCGTGTCCAGCGCTGGCCGGTGACCACCGACGAACGAGGGCCAGCGTGGCGAAATATCCCGTGGGCAGTTCGGGCATTCCGCCTCGAGGGGGAAGATTTCAAATTTACTCAAGGTCGAGCGATCCGGGCCGTCGGGCCCGACGAGGGGTTGGAGGGGGGAGCGCGCGTGGGCCGTCGGATGCCGGCCGTCCCCTCCGCCGCCTACGGCTATTTAATACCCANNNNNNNNNNNNNNNNNNNNNNNNNNNNNNNNNNNNNNNNNNNNNNNNNNNNNNNNNNNNNNNNNNNNNNNNNNNNNNNNNNNNNNNNNNNNNNNNNNNNNNNNNNNNNNNNNNNNNNNNNNNNNNNNNNNNNNNNNNNNNNNNNNNNNNNNNNNNNNNNNNNNNNNNNNNNNNNNNNNNNNNNNNNNNNNNNNNNNNNNNNNNNNNNNNNNNNNNNNNNNNNNNNNNNNNNNNNNNNNNNNNNNNNNNNNNNNNNNNNNNNNNNNNNNNNNNNNNNNNNNNNNNNNNNNNNNNNNNNNNNNNNNNNNNNNNNNNNNNNNNNNNNNNNNNNNNNNNNNNNNNNNNNNNNNNNNNNNNNNNNNNNNNNNNNNNNNNNNNNNNNNNNNNNNNNNNNNNNNNNNNNNNNNNNNNNNNNNNNNNNNNNNNNNNNNNNNNNNNNNNNNNNNNNNNNNNNNNNNNNNNNNNNNNNNNNNNNNNNNNNNNNNNNNNNNNNNNNNNNNNNNNNNNNNNNNNNNNNNNNNNNNNNNNNNNNNNNNNNNCCTCTCGCCGCCGATTGTTCTGCCTGCGGGAACCATCTCATATCTCGTAAGCACAGTCATTCTTTACCAGTCTCATGCCCGCACTTTATTCTTAGTACTTTTGATGCTGTAAGTATGGATTTGGAATGTCACCGTGAGTCGAGTAGTTGCTGGGtccgaatttttttgaatttttttggcgGCGGAAGAGGTATTGCGCTAGGATCTTCGTCGGCTTGCTGATTTGTGTAGAGCAATGCGTGGATCCGGTCTGTAGTTCTCTCTCTATTCTAGGTTGTATACTATGATTTGTTCCGTTCAATCGTTTCTTAGATCTGTGGATTTCATTTCGACAGATCTGGATCTAGGTCCGGCCCCTTGTTACTGCAGTAGTGTGGTATATTCTGGAGTTATGTTACGTGGCACTTGTTAGATTACTAATAGTGGCAGCATATTGTTTGGGATCCACTCGACAGAATACTAGTATAGTTCGCGAGTCATTGTCTTGAAGATCTGGTGGCGCATGATTTTGCTTTTACTAGTTGATTTGTCACTATAGTTCCCCAGTCATTGTTACTGCCTTTTTTGCTTGAAAACTCCGGATCTAGATGTGTTCAATGTCAAGTGGGTAGAAGTTCAGTGGCAACTGGGATCTCAAGCCCCATGTGTTGCTTGTGTAGATCTGTGCTTTGCTGATATGATCTGAAATCATCCTTGGTTTTCCATGCTTGTTGCAACATCTGATATTAATTTGGCCATGCGTCTCCTTCTGTTTCCAGGGCCAAGATGAGGGAAATCCTGCACATCCAGGGTGGGCAATGCGGCAACCAGATCGGTGCCAAGTTCTGGGAGGTGGTGTGTGATGAGCATGGCATTGACCCAACTGGGCGCTACACCGGTACCTCTGACCTGCAGTTGGAGCGTGTCAATGTCTACTACAATGAGGCCTCCTGTGGTCGCTTTGTGCCCCGGGCTGTTCTTATGGACCTTGAGCCTGGCACCATGGACAGTGTCCGCACTGGCCCTTACGGGCAGATCTTCCGCCCTGACAACTTCGTCTTTGGGCAATCTGGTGCGGGTAACAATTGGGCCAAGGGCCACTACACCGAGGGTGCTGAGCTTAtcgattctgttttggatgttgtgAGGAAGGAGGCTGAGAACTGTGACTGTCTGCAAGGTAATGAACTCATCACTTACTGAACTCTGATAGTTGCTAGATAGAATCCTGTTTATTCCATTAGAGTGTGCAAGCTTATGTGGTGTCTCCTTCCCTTATATAATATGAAATGTATGCCATAATAGTGCTGTGATGGTTGTGAATATTTACATGTATGGGACTCATTTAATTATACATTATATCAAGGTGCACGCTATATATCCTTCAGATTGTCGGCCCACCAAATAATTAGCATAACAGCCCTTTTATCAGCATAAATATTCTTGTGAGGTAGTCTAGTGGTCGACAATAATTGTATAATAATGCAATCCACCCATTCAAGATAGTGTCCTTATATTGTACTATTCTGCTTAGCAAGTCTGCAAGTGTACTGAATTGCTGTATTGTTTTAATGCCTGTGCTGTATTTTATCATGTATTGATGATAATTAATCCTACATGTTTATGTTACCAGGATTCCAAGTATGCCACTCTCTTGGTGGTGGTACCGGGTCTGGCATGGGTACCCTGTTGATATCTAAAATCAGGGAGGAGTACCCTGACCGCATGATGCTGACGTTCTCAGTGTTCCCCTCACCAAAAGTATCTGATACTGTGGTTGAGCCATACAATGCAACTCTCTCAGTCCATCAGCTGGTTGAGAATGCTGACGAGTGCATGGTTCTTGACAATGAGGCTCTCTATGACATCTGTTTCAGGACTCTTAAGCTGACCACACCTAGCTGTAAGCCACTTTTCATCGTCTCTAGTATTTCCCCTATCTTTTTTGGAGAACACCATGTAACTCGTTCCATGTTTGCTTGTTTTGTGCAGTTGGGGACTTGAACCATTTAATCTCTGCTACCATGAGTGGAGTCACATGCTGCCTAAGGTTCCCTGGTCAGCTGAATTCCGACCTCCGGAAGCTGGCAGTGAACCTTATCCCATTCCCCCGCCTCCACTTCTTCATGGTGGGCTTTGCTCCATTGACATCCCGTGGGTCTCAGCAGTACCGTGCCCTCACTGTCCCAGAGCTCACACAGCAAATGTGGGATGCCAAGAACATGATGTGCGCCGCCGATCCTCGCCATGGCCGTTACCTCACCGCCTCTGCCATGTTCCGTGGAAAGATGAGCACAAAGGAGGTCGACGAGCAGATGATCAACGTCCAGAACAAGAACTCATCCTACTTTGTGGAGTGGATCCCCAACAATGTCAAGTCCAGCGTCTGTGACATCCCACCGACAGGGCTCTCCATGGCGTCCACCTTCGTTGGCAACTCGACCTCCATCCAGGAGATGTTCCGGAGGGTGAGCGAGCAGTTCACTGCCATGTTCAGGAGGAAGGCTTTCTTGCATTGGTACACTGGTGAAGGCATGGACGAGATGGAGTTCACTGAGGCTGAGAGCAACATGAACGACCTTGTCTCGGAGTACCAGCAGTACCAGGATGCTACTGCCGATGAGGAGGGCGAGTACGAGGATGAAGATCAGGAGCCTGAGGAGGACATGTAAGGTGGGAGGTCCATGTGGTGCTTTGCTGGGTGGGGGGGTTCTGGGGGCAGAGTTTGATCTGTTTGGTGCTTTGTTATAAATCTGTTTATCATCGCAACTACCGCTTGTACGCCACCGCCATTCTTCATGCCTTTCCTAAGCTTTGTATTTCTCATGTTATGGCACCTTTTCGGTATTGTATCACTTGATGCCATCCGGTATGTTCTGTGTTGAGGTTTCTGGACCTCTCTGGTGGTGAATGGCTTCTGAGTTGGTATTTCTTGCAAATTATTTCGTCAGACTGTATGCAGGGTATAATGGTTCCAACATACGGAGTAGTATTGAAATTCTCAAGTGGCCTCAGCCCGTCAGCTAGACCCTGGTGTGTtgtactccctttgtcccataatgtaagacctttttttgacactagtgtagtgttaaaaaacatcttatattatgggacagagggactaCATTGTACTGCTGTGATGCCTCGCGCTCATTGATTCTGCTCTGAGATTAGAAATTTCGCTTACTGAACTGAGCTTAAGTGCTTTCCATTTTTAGGCAGAGCTTAAACATTTTGACTATTTATGAGTTTTCTTATTTGAAACAGTCATGGGGAAAACTCCCGACCTGAAAATATTTGGAAAGGTAATTGATGCAGAGTAACTAGCGGCCTCATGAGTTTTCTTATTTGAAACACTCCTCATTATAGGAAAACCAAATATTCACGAGGTTTGATGTACAGTACTCCCTTCGATTCATATTATTTGTATGGATGTATTCGTATCTAAACAAATCTAAGATaagtaatatggatcagagggagtactaaACTTTCCATGAACAAATGTGAAAGGGAAGATATTCCAGACTCTGGGTAGGAGGATGCATTTTTTATGCTATGCATAACTCATTTGCAGTATAGCTGAGTTCCCAAACAGAGATATATTACACAACGCACCAGTCTAGCAGGGAGTTCCCATGCGTTGTTTTTCCATGTTCTAACTTACGTGGAATGTAGTTTTCAAATTAACAAATCCTGAAAATAGTCTGAACCAGAAGAATACGTTAACTACATGCTTCACATTTACAAAGTATCGGTCTTCAGCCTGGGATGTTGTTTCTATGTCGATTGTGCTTCAAGCAGGATGTTCGAGGCTAAATTTACGTCATTATTTGTCAGTGCAAGAGCCTGAATTGCAGaagcagggtcaaaacccatggaaacaagCGTGACAATTGACGACTCCGTTGGATCTGGGGTAGTTGTGTGCGTGCCCTGGATCAAAGTTGATAAGGAACAATAGTCAGTTATACCAGGGAATATCAGATGTGCTCAATTTTAAACGATGATCATCTAACTTTATTGAAGAGCAAAATCTAATTATTGTTTTACTTAAAGGATCCGATAACAGCACTTGACCTTAAATGGCTTGGTCAGGTCACTTGATCTTGTTTTTTTACCAATAAAAAGGTCACTTGATCTTGTTATGATCATAAGCTTACTTCAAGTATACATTTTGCAGGGAAATTATAACAGTAAAATCTGGATTTCCTCaagtactctttcattgtattcacAAATAAAATACTAAATGGAACGAATACTCAATGGGACATTCTTTTTTCTCTTCAAGAAAATAGATCATTGCTTTAGAATACACATGCTGTAATCTGCTAATCTCTCCACAAAATCAATATATTGGAAATACTTGCCTGCATTTGATGAGTCTGGCGATGAGGAATGTTCTCATCAGTTGTTGCAATTGGCAATCTTTGATAAGAGTTGTTAGAGAAGGGCCATGATAACCGTGAAAACAATGAAGTTACATACTCTGGGACCTGTAATGATTCAAAGTTCCCTTTACAACGTAACTAAAGGCACAGCACATATGGACATGTAAATCTTACCAAGGAAACACAAATATACatgaaagaaaaatagaaaattgcCATTAAGAATATCTCATAACCAACGGTAATACTTAATCATTTGTGTCAAAAGTCATCAGATATCTCAACTAGGGATCTAAGCATGATTATTAGACATTGGACCATATGTAGAAAATAGACGAGTAGAGTAAAAGCAATTGTACATAGAAAGCATGGTTATTAATTGATACTCTGATAAGAGCAGAAACATTATTCAAAGTTCTAGAAAGATGTTTGTAGAGTCACCTTTAGCCTGCGGATACCAAATATATTCAGACGGTACAAAAGCCCAGCCAATATACCAGACAGTCCAGGTATAACAGAACGTCTTCCAGATGAGAAAAGAAGCTGAAGATATAAAATCAAAACATAAAGCTACAACCAGCAGAACAGTGGAAGATTCAAGACAAGGATAACAGTTATCTTAGACTGACCTGGAGCCCTGCCAAATATACGAATGACTTGTCACATAATTGCAGTCCAAATATGCGAAACTTTGTTGAGATGGGAATGTCAAAGAAGAAGGGTACATAAGATGCAAATATGAGGCCATATGGTCCAGATGTTAATGGATTGAAAGATGGATCTGCAAATCCAAGACTGAGATGTCAGATAAAAATGGAATACAACTAAACAGGTGTCATAGGGAGATAAGAAAAGCAAATAGTAAGTAAATCAGTCTAACAGGTCAATATAGTGCAATGGTTAGCAATAGAAAAGGCACCACACCTATTGGTTATTTTGTTTTCCACAATTAGAATAACGAACATCGCTTGCGGAATAGCTTAGATAGATGACACATAAAGCTTTTATGCTAAGAAAACAGGCTTTAAGGCTTTAAGCATCAATGCTTGGATGAGAACAAACAGCTCAATGAGCTCATTATTGACACTGGGCAACATAAGAACCGTCTATGACAATACAGAGGCCCTTGAAGATATTAGGAAATTAACCTTCAGGACCACACAAAAAGAAACATGGTAAACACAGGTTACAGATCTTGATTTTTGGTGcaaagaaaactatgttgaaaggaaACCACATTTGGCCATGAAAAGGCCCTCATGATTTTTAAGGAGATCAATTTCCaactttatatgcatttatatggtagATGAGCATTCCCATGAAGTATCAAGTAAAAGCAACCTGTACCAAACAAATAAACTGATGAGAACACTAACAATTTAAGCAGCATTTGACTCGACTAGGGGTTATGAAAATGAGAAAGAGCAGTGACGCATACCTTTCAGATAACCTAAAGCTAGGATCTGAAGCAGTACAGACACCGTCATGGAGAAGACTATGAACACCTAGATGTTCAAATAACGACATCAGCATCAGCAAATCAAACACAGCAACTGCATGTGCAACATCTTAAGAGCATAATATCCTCTTACTTACAGCATACTTGTTTGAACCTATCTGACGCTCGAACACCCTGAAGTAGTAGAGCAAGGCCACCCCAAAGATGAGCTCAGGCGATGACGAGAAGGCAAACAACGAGGCAATCACCCTCCATATCCGCAGATTTTCGTAAAGATTCTGCATGAAAAAGGGGGATGGTGAACTCAATCAGCTCTCAGCTGCATTTCGCAACATTGCCGTGTGATCCCCAGACACCTAGCGAACCGCAGCTCAAACAATAGGATCTAGTACACGCACTGGGTAGTAGGGTAGGTCGACTTGCCTGGTGGGACAGGCCTAGGTCGAGGAAGCGGGAGCGGAGGCCGAACGGGACGGAGAAGAGCGCGGCGGCGACGACCACGGCCCTCGACACCGGCGCATTGTCTGCAGCAGAGCAAATCGGGCCTGCTGGTCAGATCGCACTACCGATGCTGCGAGCTACAGCAGTAGACAAGCAAGGAGAAGGAAAGCCAAGAGGGGAATCGAGACTTCGATTCAGTTTTAGGGGAAAGTAATCAGGGGCGATAGGTTGCGTACGGAAACCCGGAAGTCCGCCGCTCATCGCCGGCGGTCGGGAGGGGGGGCTGGAGGAGACGAGCGGGCGGTGTACCCTCTGGTGCTCTGGTCGGTGGATGCGGCCGCGGAGCAGGCTGCGCGCCGACGGAGCAGCTTCAGGGTCGAGCCGAGTCTGACCTGTGGAAGGGCAACACACGTGGAGCTGGCCGGTGGGACAGTGGAAATTTTGTGGTTTAGGAGGAAAGTAGTAGTATAATATAAGGGGCGCTTTGATATTTTCTGATTTTCGTGACACGACTTCTACTATGATTTTCAGTCAGCATATACGAATCAAAATTGTTTTACAAGAAATATCGATATTTTGTATACATGTTCAATTCATGTACTCTGGTATATAAATAATGGTCAAAATCATGCATTAAAGACCAGAAAGTCACGCATGCAAGAAGAAGGGagtataagggcatgtacaatggttgataagatagtcttatcttaagttttgcatgtaatttagagatgacaaagaaaaatgtctataatgggtcatctcttagcattatcttcaataattagcaattcctaaaaatgtggtgagacatattgtgttaagagatcatctcttgtcttatcttaaataagagaagacaagccttctcttattagttctctctcctccacctcattatttatcctacgtgacactcctaagatagcaccattgtacatgccctaaggagTTGCAAGACGAGACAGGTTTTTGAAAAAcacaaaattcatgaaaattcatatttttacaattcaaaaaaatctaaaaaaatacaGGTATACATGGAGGCGTATCACATATGTGTGTAAATTTTTAGGACGAAATATGTTGAAATGAAGGTTGTGCAAAAAAGATAAATTTGAGGCTTtctaacacatgatactattcatcctcaaagtccaaaaatttgtcttttttgtataggTCGCATTTCAAAGTATTTCATCTTGAATTTTTACACACACATACATTTCATCCTTGTATAGTtgcatttttttcagaatttttgaagtcgccaagtttgaattttgaatttttcaaaaataaagggCTCCATGAAGCTCGGTCACCAACGCCCTACTCCACTTCAAGGTTAAATAACTATGTTTGTAACGTGCTTatattagttttttttttcaaCAAAGACTTAGACCTATTATAAATGTTCACAAGACGTACaaagcacctcaaacataataaaatatACATCGAGGTCTTTGGACCACCAAACAACCACTATCGCTATCAGACAAGTTGTTGATGCGTCATTGTCGTCGCTCTCACACAAGAGCCGGTTTGGCTGTGTCAATGACAAGTGAAAAGTCTTTGTGCACTTGCCCATAAGGACCAGCCCCTCGGAACCGTTGTCGCAGCCATTGAACCCTTCGGTCGATTCAAAGAACCTATCACTAACATTGTCCTAACCTTATAGCCCCGAAGAGCTGCGGGAATCTACACCGGAGCTCCGCCTAATTCGCCCCGACGAATGAAATCGAAGGGGTCAAAAGATGGAAGACCGACTCGAAGATGAAGCGCCGTCATCCGTTCAAATGCTACCCCTGTGAGGATTAAAACCCTAACCGATCTACTAACCGGAGTTGAGGCACCAGAATTTTTCTCCTCGCCGCCGACCACCAGAGCGATAGATAGAGGAGCGGAGAATCCATGGACTCACCAGTGAAGATCAAGGGGAGGAAGCTTGCAAAGGTAAGCATGCATGTACACAATATTACGAAGAACACGCAGTTTTGTTGTTTTTTCATTTCAAAATTAGAAATGTGATTTTCGCTAGgtacgaagaaagagaaatggGTTCGTGAATGCACGGGTTCGAAACAGATATGCTCTACCACATTGGTACGCGGGTTCGAAACACATATTCCCACAGCACTCACTTGGTACTATGATCTACCACATTGGCTAACTATTCTTCTTTTTTTGCCGGGGAGGAGGGGGGCTAACTATTCTTCTAACGAGAAGGCAATAGAAAACCTATGGGAGGTTTCCAAACAGGCGTCCAAACGTATTCCTTGTGCTGGATGAAGAGAGTGCATTAGCAATCCTCTTTGGGATTCAGATACATTTGGGCATGAGTTATGTGTTATTTAAAGATAAATAAATTCACGGATCTTGCTCTGGTATTATGCAAAACATATAATTAGGAGCTGATGCAGGTAATAAAACATTTGCTTAGAGCTTTGCTTAGACAGACCCAAATGAGCATGTGCTAGAGTATTGGATACATGATCCTAGCAGCCGGTCTGGTTGAGCCGATGCATGTGGGAAACTAGGTAGGCTCCAAAACACACAATAAAATGTTTCTTTCCCCATAGATTCTGCCAGCACA
The Triticum dicoccoides isolate Atlit2015 ecotype Zavitan chromosome 3A, WEW_v2.0, whole genome shotgun sequence genome window above contains:
- the LOC119269321 gene encoding tubulin beta-2 chain; this encodes MREILHIQGGQCGNQIGAKFWEVVCDEHGIDPTGRYTGTSDLQLERVNVYYNEASCGRFVPRAVLMDLEPGTMDSVRTGPYGQIFRPDNFVFGQSGAGNNWAKGHYTEGAELIDSVLDVVRKEAENCDCLQGFQVCHSLGGGTGSGMGTLLISKIREEYPDRMMLTFSVFPSPKVSDTVVEPYNATLSVHQLVENADECMVLDNEALYDICFRTLKLTTPSFGDLNHLISATMSGVTCCLRFPGQLNSDLRKLAVNLIPFPRLHFFMVGFAPLTSRGSQQYRALTVPELTQQMWDAKNMMCAADPRHGRYLTASAMFRGKMSTKEVDEQMINVQNKNSSYFVEWIPNNVKSSVCDIPPTGLSMASTFVGNSTSIQEMFRRVSEQFTAMFRRKAFLHWYTGEGMDEMEFTEAESNMNDLVSEYQQYQDATADEEGEYEDEDQEPEEDM
- the LOC119269322 gene encoding rhomboid-like protein 20; the protein is MSGGLPGFHNAPVSRAVVVAAALFSVPFGLRSRFLDLGLSHQNLYENLRIWRVIASLFAFSSSPELIFGVALLYYFRVFERQIGSNKYAVFIVFSMTVSVLLQILALGYLKDPSFNPLTSGPYGLIFASYVPFFFDIPISTKFRIFGLQLCDKSFVYLAGLQLLFSSGRRSVIPGLSGILAGLLYRLNIFGIRRLKVPEYVTSLFSRLSWPFSNNSYQRLPIATTDENIPHRQTHQMQGTHTTTPDPTESSIVTLVSMGFDPASAIQALALTNNDVNLASNILLEAQST